A region of Roseobacter litoralis Och 149 DNA encodes the following proteins:
- a CDS encoding PLP-dependent aminotransferase family protein, translating to MALPVETFFLHPDAQGTLQSQIQQMIAQGILSGRFQRAEKLPSTRRLAAHLGVSRITVTIAYTELLANDYLTSRGRSGYYVSENAPVPPAFAPGPIRTDAVDWTRAIGQRFSGGDTVRKPPDWESYRFPFIYGQADPELFDHANWRLCALKALGQKDFTALTTDYYDQDDPQLIEFIARHTLPRRGIAARPEQVLITLGAQNALWLTTQVLLTQRRRAALEDPCYHALRDILSQSRCHVTPVRLDADGLPPDAIPPDTDVIFTTPSHQCPTTGTMPMARRHELLKRAADMDAIIVEDDYEFEMSFLKGPSPALKSLDADGRVIYVGSFSKSLFPGLRLGYLVGSEPFIREARALRASVLRHPPGHIQRTAAYFLSLGHHDALIRRMGSTLHERRQVMSTAITQNKLEIAGQGAHGGSSFWMRAPENVDTQELARRLRARDVLIEPGHSFFAGAAQPRNFYRLAYSSIPATRIAQGVGRVAKEIDAMSNLALNS from the coding sequence ATGGCTCTTCCCGTCGAAACGTTCTTTCTGCACCCTGACGCACAGGGAACGCTGCAATCACAGATCCAGCAAATGATCGCTCAGGGCATATTGTCCGGTCGATTTCAGCGCGCTGAAAAGCTGCCCTCGACACGTCGGCTGGCCGCGCATCTGGGCGTCAGCCGGATTACCGTGACCATCGCCTATACCGAGCTTCTGGCGAATGATTACCTGACGTCGCGGGGCCGCTCGGGCTATTACGTGTCGGAAAACGCCCCGGTTCCGCCTGCCTTCGCCCCCGGCCCCATCAGGACGGATGCAGTCGACTGGACCCGCGCGATTGGTCAACGGTTTTCCGGCGGGGACACTGTGCGCAAACCCCCCGACTGGGAATCCTATCGCTTCCCTTTCATCTACGGACAGGCAGACCCCGAGCTTTTTGATCATGCCAACTGGCGGCTCTGCGCGCTCAAGGCGCTGGGGCAAAAAGACTTTACCGCCCTGACCACCGATTACTACGATCAGGACGACCCGCAGTTGATCGAATTCATTGCCCGCCACACCCTGCCCCGGCGCGGGATCGCCGCCCGCCCCGAGCAGGTGCTGATCACCCTCGGCGCGCAAAATGCGCTCTGGCTCACCACGCAGGTGTTGCTGACACAACGGCGGCGCGCCGCTTTGGAAGACCCTTGTTATCATGCGCTCCGGGACATTCTTTCGCAGTCGCGCTGCCATGTAACCCCTGTCCGGCTGGACGCGGATGGTTTGCCCCCCGATGCCATTCCACCAGACACGGATGTGATTTTCACGACCCCCAGCCACCAGTGTCCGACCACCGGCACGATGCCCATGGCGCGCCGCCATGAGCTGTTGAAACGCGCTGCTGACATGGACGCGATCATCGTTGAGGATGATTACGAGTTCGAGATGTCTTTTCTGAAGGGCCCCTCCCCCGCGCTCAAGAGTCTGGATGCGGATGGGCGCGTGATTTATGTCGGCAGCTTCTCCAAATCCCTGTTTCCGGGCCTGCGTCTGGGATACCTCGTTGGCTCCGAACCCTTCATCCGCGAGGCGCGCGCGCTCAGGGCCTCGGTGCTGCGCCATCCGCCCGGCCACATACAACGCACAGCCGCCTATTTCCTCTCGCTTGGCCATCATGACGCGCTGATCCGTCGCATGGGGAGCACCCTGCACGAACGCCGACAGGTGATGAGCACCGCAATTACGCAAAACAAGCTCGAAATCGCAGGGCAAGGCGCGCATGGCGGCTCGTCTTTCTGGATGCGCGCCCCCGAAAACGTCGACACGCAGGAGCTCGCCCGCAGGCTGCGCGCCCGCGACGTGTTGATCGAACCGGGACACTCGTTTTTCGCCGGTGCCGCACAGCCCCGAAACTTCTACAGGCTGGCCTATTCGTCCATTCCCGCCACCCGAATAGCGCAGGGCGTGGGCCGCGTTGCCAAAGAAATCGACGCCATGTCAAATCTGGCATTAAACAGCTGA
- the ppk2 gene encoding polyphosphate kinase 2, translating to MKDAPQDPLPVEAAATEDQKAVFEQSEYPYPEKMNRAEYETQKAELQVELLKAQLWIQQTGQKAVILFEGRDAAGKGGTIKRFTEHMNPRAARVVALNKPTDEERGQWYFQRYVKHLPTAGEITLYDRSWYNRAGVERVMNFCEPGEYLEFMRQTPEFERMLTRSGIRLRKYWFSVTQDEQRARFKSRETDPLKRWKLSPIDRASLNKWGDYTEAKEAMFFYTDTKDAPWTVVRSNDKKRARLNCMRHFLSTFDYPDKDTSVATAPDPLIVRSASHVVTDADHILASSLHPGTRRS from the coding sequence ATGAAAGATGCCCCCCAAGACCCACTGCCCGTAGAGGCCGCAGCTACCGAAGATCAGAAAGCCGTTTTTGAGCAATCGGAATACCCCTACCCGGAGAAAATGAACCGGGCGGAGTATGAAACGCAAAAAGCAGAGTTGCAGGTTGAATTGCTGAAGGCGCAGCTTTGGATTCAGCAGACAGGGCAAAAGGCGGTCATTCTGTTTGAGGGACGGGATGCGGCGGGCAAGGGCGGCACGATCAAGCGCTTTACCGAGCATATGAACCCGCGTGCGGCGCGTGTTGTCGCGCTGAACAAGCCGACGGATGAGGAACGCGGTCAGTGGTATTTCCAGCGCTACGTCAAACATCTGCCCACGGCGGGAGAGATCACGCTCTATGACCGCAGTTGGTACAACCGTGCCGGCGTTGAGCGCGTCATGAATTTCTGTGAGCCCGGAGAGTACCTTGAATTCATGCGCCAGACGCCGGAATTCGAGCGGATGCTCACACGCAGCGGCATCCGTCTGCGCAAATACTGGTTTTCTGTCACGCAGGATGAGCAGCGCGCGCGGTTCAAATCGCGCGAAACCGACCCCCTCAAGCGCTGGAAGCTGTCGCCGATTGACCGCGCCAGCCTGAACAAATGGGGGGACTATACCGAAGCGAAAGAGGCGATGTTCTTTTACACGGATACCAAGGATGCGCCCTGGACGGTTGTGCGCTCAAACGACAAGAAACGCGCGCGGCTGAACTGTATGCGGCATTTCTTGTCCACCTTTGACTATCCGGACAAGGATACATCCGTTGCTACCGCACCCGATCCGTTGATCGTGCGCTCGGCCAGTCATGTGGTCACAGATGCCGATCATATCCTCGCCTCCTCATTGCATCCTGGTACCCGCAGGTCCTGA
- a CDS encoding YdcH family protein — protein sequence MTHVPHELAEEFPHMQQEMSDLKARDGHFAKLFDEYHTLNRAIHRAETNVEPTDDFHMLEMRKKRLQLKDEIAACLTLA from the coding sequence ATGACACATGTCCCACACGAACTGGCGGAAGAATTTCCACATATGCAACAGGAAATGAGCGATCTGAAAGCCAGAGATGGCCATTTCGCGAAACTGTTTGATGAGTATCACACGCTGAACCGCGCGATCCACAGGGCGGAAACCAACGTCGAGCCGACAGATGATTTTCACATGCTTGAGATGCGCAAGAAACGGCTGCAGCTCAAGGATGAAATCGCGGCCTGTTTGACATTGGCCTGA
- a CDS encoding aspartate aminotransferase family protein — MDGNFNENDISRVVEADRAHIWHHLSQHKPYETTDPRIIVEGKGMKVWDQKGKEHLDAVSGGVWTVNVGYGRERIANAVRDQLIKLNYFAGSAGSIPGAMFAERLIEKMPGLSRVYYCNSGSEANEKAFKMVRQIAHKRYGGKKHKVLYRDRDYHGTTITALSAGGQDERNAQYGPFTPGFVRVPHCLEYRAFEQEGAPRENYGVWAADQIEKVIIAEGPDTVGGLCLEPVTAGGGVITPPDGYWERVQEICKKYDILLHIDEVVCGVGRTGSWFGYQHYGIQPDMVTMAKGVASGYAAIACLVTNEKVFDMFKDDASDPLNYFRDISTFGGCTAGPAAALENLSIIEEEGLLDNTTEQGAYMLDCLGGLMDKHKTIGQVRGKGLFLGAELVEDRDTRKPVDEKLAQAVVADCMQQGVIIGVTNRSLPGKNNTLCFSPALIATKDDIDHICDAVDGAMGRVFG; from the coding sequence ATGGACGGCAATTTCAATGAAAATGATATCTCCCGCGTCGTCGAAGCAGACCGCGCGCACATCTGGCACCATCTGAGCCAGCACAAACCCTACGAGACAACCGACCCGCGCATCATCGTCGAAGGCAAGGGCATGAAGGTTTGGGACCAGAAGGGCAAAGAGCATCTTGATGCCGTCTCGGGTGGGGTCTGGACCGTCAACGTCGGCTATGGCCGCGAACGCATCGCCAACGCCGTGCGGGACCAGTTGATCAAGCTGAACTATTTCGCAGGCTCCGCAGGCTCCATCCCCGGTGCCATGTTCGCCGAGCGTCTGATCGAAAAGATGCCGGGGCTGAGCCGCGTTTACTATTGCAACTCCGGTTCTGAGGCGAATGAGAAAGCCTTCAAGATGGTGCGCCAGATCGCGCACAAACGCTATGGCGGCAAAAAGCACAAGGTGCTCTACCGCGACCGCGATTATCACGGCACCACGATCACCGCCTTGTCAGCGGGTGGGCAGGATGAGCGCAACGCGCAATATGGCCCCTTCACGCCCGGCTTCGTGCGTGTGCCCCATTGCCTTGAGTACCGCGCCTTTGAACAGGAAGGCGCACCACGGGAAAACTACGGTGTCTGGGCGGCGGATCAGATCGAAAAGGTGATCATCGCCGAAGGTCCCGATACCGTGGGCGGCCTGTGCCTCGAACCGGTCACCGCGGGTGGTGGCGTGATCACGCCCCCCGATGGCTACTGGGAACGCGTTCAGGAGATTTGCAAGAAATACGACATCCTGCTGCATATCGACGAGGTCGTCTGCGGCGTCGGTCGGACCGGCTCATGGTTTGGCTATCAGCACTACGGCATCCAGCCGGATATGGTCACCATGGCCAAAGGCGTGGCATCAGGCTATGCGGCGATCGCCTGCCTTGTGACCAATGAAAAAGTCTTCGACATGTTCAAGGATGACGCCTCGGACCCGCTGAACTACTTCCGCGACATCTCGACCTTTGGGGGCTGCACGGCAGGTCCGGCAGCGGCCCTCGAAAACCTGTCGATCATCGAAGAAGAAGGCCTGCTGGACAACACGACCGAGCAGGGCGCCTATATGCTCGACTGTCTGGGCGGCTTGATGGACAAGCACAAAACCATCGGTCAGGTGCGCGGCAAAGGACTGTTCCTCGGTGCCGAACTGGTCGAAGATCGCGACACGCGCAAACCGGTTGACGAAAAGCTCGCGCAAGCGGTTGTCGCGGACTGCATGCAACAAGGCGTGATCATCGGCGTGACCAACCGCTCCCTGCCGGGCAAAAACAACACGCTGTGCTTCTCGCCCGCCCTGATCGCCACCAAAGACGACATCGATCACATTTGCGACGCGGTGGATGGCGCAATGGGGCGCGTTTTCGGCTAG
- a CDS encoding ABC transporter substrate-binding protein: MIKKTACAFVAGAVMALSAQTATAADGEITVGYFLEWPMPFLAAKASGAYDEALGMTVNWVSFETGTAMSAAMASGDVQISVSQGVPPFVVATSGGQDIQVIDVAVSYSENDNCVVAEALEIDKDSAGELAGKKVAVPLGTAAHYGFLRQMDHFGVDLASLQVVDMAPPEGAAALSQGAVDFACGWGGGLARMKEYGNVLLTGAEKQELGILVFDVTSAPASYIAENSETVAKFAAVTAAANAEWKANGSDEMLALIAEQSGMDVEAARSSISTFEFPSVEEQLSEAWLGGNAANFMKGVADVFVEAGSIDSALDSYEDAVNTGPLSAAGSM; encoded by the coding sequence ATGATCAAAAAAACAGCATGCGCATTTGTAGCCGGGGCCGTCATGGCACTGAGCGCGCAAACTGCAACCGCCGCCGATGGCGAAATCACTGTCGGCTATTTCCTTGAGTGGCCCATGCCATTCCTCGCCGCCAAAGCATCCGGCGCATATGACGAAGCGCTGGGCATGACAGTGAACTGGGTGTCTTTCGAAACCGGAACGGCGATGTCTGCGGCGATGGCCTCGGGTGATGTGCAGATTTCAGTGTCGCAAGGTGTGCCGCCTTTCGTGGTCGCAACCTCGGGCGGACAGGATATTCAGGTGATCGACGTGGCCGTATCCTATTCGGAGAACGACAACTGCGTGGTTGCCGAAGCGCTGGAGATCGACAAGGACAGCGCGGGTGAGTTGGCGGGCAAGAAAGTGGCCGTGCCACTTGGTACTGCCGCGCATTATGGCTTCCTGCGTCAGATGGACCATTTCGGCGTTGATCTGGCCTCCTTGCAGGTGGTCGATATGGCCCCGCCAGAGGGAGCTGCGGCACTCAGCCAGGGCGCGGTTGATTTCGCCTGCGGTTGGGGCGGTGGTCTTGCGCGCATGAAGGAATACGGCAACGTGCTGTTGACCGGTGCGGAAAAGCAGGAACTGGGCATTCTGGTGTTTGATGTGACATCTGCGCCTGCGTCCTACATCGCGGAAAACAGTGAAACCGTGGCGAAATTCGCCGCCGTCACAGCAGCAGCCAATGCGGAGTGGAAGGCAAACGGCAGCGATGAGATGCTGGCCCTGATCGCGGAGCAGTCCGGCATGGACGTTGAGGCTGCGCGCAGCTCGATTTCCACCTTTGAGTTCCCATCGGTCGAAGAGCAGCTTTCCGAGGCGTGGCTCGGTGGCAATGCGGCAAACTTCATGAAGGGTGTTGCAGATGTCTTTGTCGAGGCAGGGTCCATCGATTCAGCGCTTGATAGCTATGAGGACGCCGTGAACACAGGTCCGTTGTCCGCTGCGGGCAGCATGTAA
- a CDS encoding taurine ABC transporter ATP-binding protein, which yields MTGLSINNLSMRFELPNGDHVQALQDVSLDLKAGELLSVLGPSGCGKTTLLNIVAGFLAPTSGELILNGHRITGPDAERGMVFQQGALFEWMSVRENVAFGPSMKGMPKIDKDKTVDHLLDVVGLQDFKEKAVYELSGGMQQRVALARCLANDPDVILMDEPLGALDALTREKMQSLVLKLWKETGKTIILITHSVEEALLLGERLIVMAPRPGRIHKEYRLPFADLGVDSDLREVKKHPEFGPRREEILNMIWDMEEEIMGSSEDAA from the coding sequence ATGACCGGACTTTCCATAAATAATCTGTCGATGCGTTTTGAATTGCCAAACGGTGATCACGTACAGGCGTTGCAGGATGTATCACTGGACCTCAAGGCGGGCGAATTGCTCAGCGTGCTTGGGCCATCGGGCTGCGGCAAGACCACATTGCTGAACATCGTCGCGGGCTTTCTGGCCCCGACCTCGGGTGAGTTGATCCTGAACGGCCACCGCATTACCGGGCCGGATGCTGAACGCGGTATGGTGTTCCAGCAAGGCGCGCTGTTCGAGTGGATGTCGGTGCGCGAGAATGTGGCCTTTGGCCCATCGATGAAGGGCATGCCAAAGATCGACAAGGACAAGACGGTGGACCACCTGCTGGACGTTGTCGGCTTGCAGGATTTCAAGGAAAAGGCGGTTTACGAGCTGTCAGGCGGGATGCAGCAGCGCGTGGCCCTTGCCCGCTGTCTGGCGAATGACCCGGATGTGATCCTGATGGATGAACCGCTTGGCGCGCTGGATGCCTTGACGCGCGAAAAGATGCAAAGCCTTGTGCTGAAGCTCTGGAAAGAGACGGGCAAGACGATCATTCTCATTACTCACTCGGTGGAAGAGGCGTTGCTGCTGGGCGAGCGTTTGATCGTGATGGCCCCGCGCCCGGGGCGCATTCACAAGGAATACCGCCTGCCTTTTGCGGATCTTGGCGTTGATTCCGACCTGCGAGAGGTCAAGAAACACCCCGAATTCGGGCCGCGCCGCGAGGAAATCCTGAACATGATCTGGGATATGGAAGAAGAAATTATGGGCAGTTCGGAGGACGCGGCATGA
- a CDS encoding ABC transporter permease, which translates to MIPLLIYIIIFTAAFFIVTKVVQRAGTKDYTSLKTVTFGDESAVRPNRAAGVISIFTIFLLWGIFTGSNLLPGFLHAPGPFLGTSTFTYTAQVEGQAPDDATVTVVVHPREVDTDAPEVEPGDGFAKNDSAAIAQWRTGLINVARNDDLTKQDGAQVIAINGEKIAPGETVDVEGGSVTLTDKGTPNFAPTRGWQMEPLYLPSPEAVWVRSIEIAKEGFRNFTLVEHLGYSLFRVVVGFMLGALVGIPLGYAMGLSDWFRGWFDPIVEFMRPVPPLALIPLVIIWAGIGESGKIILLFLAALWIMAIAARSGVSGVKISKVHAAYSLGASKWQIMRYVIVPNSLPEIFTGARVAMGVCWGTVVAAELVAAEQGAGMMIMTASKFQNTDIVIMGIILIGVIGFGIDMLMRWAERILVPWKGKG; encoded by the coding sequence ATGATCCCTCTGCTCATTTACATCATCATTTTCACGGCCGCCTTTTTCATCGTCACCAAAGTCGTGCAGCGCGCCGGCACCAAGGATTACACCTCGCTTAAAACCGTGACCTTCGGGGACGAAAGTGCCGTGCGGCCCAACCGGGCGGCGGGTGTTATTTCGATCTTCACGATCTTCCTGCTCTGGGGCATTTTCACCGGATCAAACCTGTTGCCGGGTTTTCTGCATGCGCCGGGGCCTTTTCTGGGCACATCGACGTTCACCTATACCGCACAGGTCGAAGGGCAGGCCCCGGATGACGCAACCGTCACGGTCGTCGTGCATCCGCGCGAGGTCGACACGGATGCGCCGGAGGTCGAGCCGGGGGATGGCTTTGCCAAGAACGATTCCGCCGCGATTGCGCAATGGCGCACGGGCCTGATCAATGTCGCCCGTAACGATGATCTGACCAAACAGGACGGCGCGCAGGTCATTGCCATCAACGGGGAGAAGATCGCGCCGGGGGAAACTGTGGATGTGGAGGGTGGTTCGGTCACGCTGACGGATAAAGGCACGCCCAATTTTGCGCCGACCCGGGGCTGGCAGATGGAGCCGCTTTACCTGCCGTCGCCGGAGGCCGTCTGGGTCCGCTCCATCGAAATCGCCAAAGAGGGTTTCCGTAATTTTACTTTGGTAGAGCATCTGGGATATTCGCTGTTTCGCGTGGTTGTCGGCTTCATGCTGGGCGCTTTGGTGGGCATTCCGCTGGGCTATGCCATGGGCCTGTCGGACTGGTTCCGTGGCTGGTTTGACCCGATCGTTGAATTCATGCGACCGGTGCCGCCCTTGGCGCTGATCCCGCTGGTCATCATCTGGGCGGGCATCGGGGAGTCCGGCAAGATTATCCTGCTTTTCCTCGCTGCCTTATGGATCATGGCGATTGCGGCGCGCTCAGGCGTGTCGGGGGTCAAGATATCGAAGGTGCACGCGGCCTATAGTCTGGGGGCCAGCAAATGGCAGATCATGCGATATGTCATCGTGCCCAACTCCCTGCCCGAAATTTTCACCGGCGCGCGCGTTGCGATGGGTGTTTGTTGGGGCACCGTTGTGGCCGCTGAACTTGTCGCAGCCGAACAGGGGGCGGGGATGATGATCATGACCGCGTCCAAATTCCAGAATACCGACATCGTGATCATGGGGATTATCCTGATCGGTGTGATCGGCTTTGGCATTGATATGTTGATGCGCTGGGCTGAACGCATCCTTGTGCCGTGGAAGGGCAAAGGCTGA
- a CDS encoding fatty acid desaturase → MTSETPFREATPVSPSPGTSAGWVRILAQYREPKLGRSIFEVIVTLAPFVAIWAVAWLLIPVSYLASFALACLNGLFLVRLFCIQHDCGHGSFFAHRGLSDWLGRALGVLTLTPYDVWRKSHSMHHSGAGNLERRGIGDVMTLTVDEYHARSALGRLRYRAYRNPVVLFLLGPAYVFYVENRLPFGQMDGGWRVWISSLGTTLLASLIVGAILWFGGLLPVLLIFVPTTMVAATLGVWLFYVQHQFEETHWDQQEDWDMYDSALHGSSHYVMPKWLQWFTANIGIHHVHHLYSRIPFYRLTEVLRDHRELAQAQRLSIAESFASARLHLWDEKQRRLLSFSEARRVYQAA, encoded by the coding sequence ATGACATCCGAAACTCCGTTTAGGGAGGCCACGCCGGTGTCGCCTTCGCCGGGCACTTCTGCGGGCTGGGTCCGTATCCTTGCGCAATACAGAGAACCCAAGCTGGGCAGGTCGATTTTCGAAGTCATCGTGACGCTGGCGCCGTTTGTCGCCATATGGGCCGTTGCATGGCTGCTGATCCCCGTCAGCTATCTGGCCAGTTTTGCGCTGGCCTGTCTGAACGGTTTGTTTCTTGTCAGACTGTTTTGCATTCAGCACGATTGTGGGCATGGCTCTTTCTTTGCGCATCGGGGCCTGAGCGACTGGCTGGGCCGGGCCTTGGGCGTTCTGACGCTGACGCCCTATGACGTCTGGCGCAAGTCGCATTCCATGCATCACTCGGGTGCCGGCAATCTGGAACGGCGCGGCATTGGCGACGTCATGACGCTGACGGTTGACGAGTATCACGCCCGCAGCGCTTTGGGCCGTTTGCGGTATCGTGCGTATCGCAACCCGGTTGTGCTGTTTTTGCTCGGGCCGGCCTATGTATTCTATGTGGAAAACCGCCTGCCCTTCGGTCAGATGGACGGGGGCTGGCGTGTCTGGATCAGCTCTTTGGGCACGACGCTGCTGGCATCTTTGATTGTGGGTGCCATTCTCTGGTTTGGCGGCTTGCTGCCTGTCCTTCTTATCTTTGTGCCGACAACCATGGTTGCGGCGACTTTGGGTGTGTGGCTGTTTTACGTGCAGCACCAGTTCGAAGAGACCCATTGGGACCAGCAGGAAGACTGGGACATGTACGATTCAGCGCTGCATGGGTCGTCCCATTACGTGATGCCCAAATGGCTGCAATGGTTCACCGCCAATATCGGCATCCACCATGTGCATCATCTCTATAGCCGGATCCCGTTTTATCGCCTGACCGAAGTATTGCGCGATCATCGCGAGTTGGCGCAGGCCCAGAGGCTGAGCATCGCAGAAAGCTTTGCGAGCGCGCGCCTGCATCTCTGGGACGAGAAGCAGCGCCGCCTGTTGTCATTCTCGGAGGCGCGGCGCGTCTATCAGGCCGCGTAA
- a CDS encoding DEAD/DEAH box helicase, which translates to MLKTLSDALAEQGYDTLTPVQEAVTAPELAQADLLVSAQTGSGKTVGFGLAIAPTLLDDQERFGPAGTPLALIIAPTRELAQQVARELSWLYAKAGAVVISCVGGMDTRTERRALDRGAHVVVATPGRLCDHIKRGNIELANLRAVVLDEADEMLDLGFRDELEFILDEAPKDRRTLMFSATVPKAIAKLAESYQRDAQRIATVSENRQHADIEYRALNTHPRDVENAIINVLRFYEAKNAIVFCNTRAAVARLTTRFTNRGFSVVALSGELTQSERSNALQALRDGRARVCVATDVAARGIDLPNLELVIHADLPSNSDTLLHRSGRTGRAGRKGVSALIVPPKLRSKANRLLGSAKLKAEWDEPPSAAEVNAQDTTRLLSDPLWTATVGEDSEELVAQLAQDFTATQLAQAVVSFYQAQRSAPEELTDAGTPDDRPRKTFGPSVWFSVSVGRDTGAEPRTLLPMICNKGDMTKDDIGAIRIRQDQSFVEVLASRADGLVAAVGPDMTLEAGIVLTRLAQAPDLGQDRPGGGKPGAKPYRKKRPEDRDARPERAAKPAREARPSYDARPAREAKPQDKPYKPAAAKGKKPPKSHKTERSPMKPGATPKPKTTGGDTADRKPGKAKPVWTKEARDGAKAERVTRDKAHREDGGAARPNTKAAPKKDPAASKKRAADTSKRFVPPHKRGKPTGKGPNAKPHRKG; encoded by the coding sequence GTGCTCAAGACCCTTTCAGATGCGCTGGCCGAACAAGGCTATGACACCCTCACCCCGGTTCAGGAAGCCGTCACAGCACCCGAACTGGCACAGGCGGACTTGCTCGTCTCGGCGCAAACCGGGTCTGGCAAGACGGTCGGCTTCGGGCTGGCGATTGCGCCCACATTGCTGGACGATCAGGAACGCTTTGGCCCCGCGGGCACCCCGCTGGCGCTGATCATCGCACCGACACGCGAGCTGGCACAACAGGTCGCGCGCGAACTGTCCTGGCTCTATGCCAAGGCGGGGGCGGTCGTGATCTCCTGTGTGGGCGGCATGGATACGCGCACAGAGCGGCGCGCGCTGGATCGTGGCGCGCATGTGGTTGTGGCCACGCCGGGACGGCTGTGTGACCATATCAAACGCGGCAATATCGAGCTTGCAAACCTGCGCGCTGTCGTTCTGGACGAAGCGGATGAGATGCTCGACCTCGGGTTTCGCGACGAACTTGAATTCATCCTTGATGAGGCACCCAAAGATCGCCGGACATTGATGTTTTCTGCAACTGTGCCCAAGGCCATCGCCAAACTGGCCGAAAGCTATCAGCGTGACGCGCAGCGCATTGCCACCGTGTCCGAAAACCGGCAGCACGCCGACATTGAGTACCGCGCGCTCAACACGCATCCGCGCGATGTGGAAAACGCAATCATCAACGTCCTGCGCTTTTACGAGGCCAAGAACGCCATCGTCTTTTGCAACACGCGCGCCGCTGTTGCGCGGCTGACCACGCGCTTTACCAACCGTGGATTTTCGGTCGTCGCGCTCTCGGGTGAGTTGACGCAATCCGAACGCAGCAACGCGTTGCAGGCACTGCGCGATGGGCGCGCCCGTGTCTGCGTCGCCACCGATGTGGCCGCGCGCGGCATTGATCTGCCCAACCTCGAACTGGTCATCCATGCGGATTTGCCAAGCAATTCCGACACGCTCCTGCACCGTTCCGGTCGGACCGGGCGCGCGGGGCGCAAAGGTGTCTCAGCCCTGATCGTGCCGCCGAAACTGCGCAGCAAAGCAAACCGCCTGCTGGGCTCGGCCAAACTCAAGGCGGAGTGGGACGAGCCGCCCTCCGCTGCCGAAGTCAACGCGCAGGATACAACGCGGCTGCTGTCGGACCCGCTGTGGACGGCCACGGTGGGAGAAGACTCCGAAGAGCTTGTCGCACAACTCGCGCAGGACTTTACTGCGACGCAGTTGGCGCAGGCTGTTGTCAGTTTTTATCAGGCGCAACGCTCCGCCCCCGAAGAGTTGACGGATGCCGGAACGCCCGATGACCGACCCCGCAAAACCTTCGGGCCCTCGGTCTGGTTTTCCGTATCGGTCGGGCGCGACACAGGTGCTGAACCCCGAACCCTTTTGCCGATGATCTGCAACAAGGGCGATATGACCAAGGACGATATCGGCGCGATCCGCATTCGACAGGACCAGAGCTTTGTCGAAGTGCTGGCGTCGCGGGCGGACGGGTTGGTTGCTGCCGTCGGGCCGGACATGACCCTTGAGGCGGGGATCGTCCTGACACGTCTGGCCCAAGCACCTGATCTGGGGCAGGACCGCCCCGGTGGTGGCAAACCCGGCGCGAAACCGTACCGCAAAAAGCGGCCCGAGGACCGAGATGCACGACCCGAACGCGCCGCAAAACCGGCACGCGAGGCACGCCCGTCCTATGACGCACGACCTGCACGTGAGGCAAAACCTCAGGACAAGCCGTATAAACCGGCCGCCGCCAAAGGCAAAAAGCCACCGAAGTCACATAAAACAGAGCGCTCTCCCATGAAACCGGGGGCAACGCCTAAGCCCAAGACTACCGGCGGTGACACCGCAGATCGCAAGCCCGGCAAGGCCAAACCTGTATGGACGAAAGAGGCACGCGACGGCGCCAAAGCCGAACGGGTGACACGCGACAAAGCCCACCGCGAAGATGGTGGTGCCGCGCGCCCCAATACAAAAGCGGCACCCAAGAAAGATCCGGCAGCATCCAAAAAGCGTGCGGCAGATACGTCGAAACGGTTCGTTCCGCCGCACAAAAGGGGCAAACCAACAGGCAAAGGCCCGAATGCCAAACCTCACCGCAAAGGCTGA